A stretch of DNA from Fimbriimonadaceae bacterium:
ATCCGGAAGAGGGTAAATGCTTAATGCTAGGAATACATTCATGACTGATTATCAATCTGCGATAAACACGCTCTCAAAAACTCTAGAACGGATACCGAGGTCAGAATTGCCCGTCGTGCTGGGAGAGCTGGAGCGTATCAAGGCGGTTATTTGGGCAGAGTTTATGACCACAGAGAAGGGGGAACCAGACGAGGCTTTGCTCGACATGTCAGATGTCGCTGTACGATTAAAGATTCCTTTGTCACGGGCCTATGAACTTGTACGCCAAGGCAAATTGAGG
This window harbors:
- a CDS encoding helix-turn-helix domain-containing protein, with the protein product MTDYQSAINTLSKTLERIPRSELPVVLGELERIKAVIWAEFMTTEKGEPDEALLDMSDVAVRLKIPLSRAYELVRQGKLRGVRVGKYVRVLPTVLKEYQASLATA